The Doryrhamphus excisus isolate RoL2022-K1 chromosome 1, RoL_Dexc_1.0, whole genome shotgun sequence genome includes a window with the following:
- the LOC131139593 gene encoding breast cancer metastasis-suppressor 1-like protein-A encodes MPVHSREKKENNHEEMEVDFPEQDASSTDEEDTVSTSVSEDGDSSEMDDEDCERRRMECLDEMTTLEKQFTDLKEQLYKERLSQVDIKLQEVMAGCAQEYLEPLANLQENMQIRTKVAGIYKELCLESVKNKYDCEIQAACQHWESEKLLLFDTVQSELEEKIRRLEEDRHSIDITSELWNDGLHSRKNKKKDPFCPIKKKKPVVVSGPYIVYMLQDLDILEDWTAIRKAMASLGPPRVKVDAKTDRHQHVARSEDGRLFYDNQWYCRGQSICINRKDEFPTSAVITTINNDEVWFKRLDGTKSKLYISQLQKGKYTIKHS; translated from the exons ATGCCGGTTCATTCCCGGGAGAAGAAGGAAAATAACCACGAAGAAATGGAGGTGGATTTTCCGGAGCAAGATGCTAGCAGCACAGACGAGGAGGACACGGTTAGCACGTCGGTGTCTGAAGATGGAGACAGCTCtg AGATGGATGATGAAGATtgtgagaggaggaggatggagtgCCTGGACGAAATGACTACTCTTGAGAAACAGTTCACAGATTTGAAGGAACA attGTATAAGGAACGTCTGAGTCAGGTAGACATCAAGCTGCAGGAGGTGATGGCTGGATGTGCCCAGGAATACCTGGAACCTTTAGCCAATCtgcaggagaacatgcagatcAGGACCAAAGTGGCAG GCATCTACAAAGAGCTGTGCTTGGAGTCGGTGAAGAACAAGTACGACTGTGAGATCCAGGCAGCCTGCCAGCACTGGGAG agtGAGAAGCTGCTTCTGTTTGACACCGTGCAAAGTGAGCTGGAGGAGAAGATACGACGACTGGAAGAGGACCGACACAGTATTGATATCACCTCAG AATTGTGGAATGATGGATTGCATTCCCGGAAAAATAAGAAGAAAGACCCATTCTGTCCcattaagaagaagaagccagTTGTTGTTTCTG GGccttatattgtttatatgcTGCAAGATCTGGATATTCTTGAAGACTGGACTGCAATACGGAAG gCGATGGCATCTCTTGGACCGCCCAGGGTGAAAGTTGATG CCAAAACGGACCGACACCAACATGTTGCACGCTCTGAAGACGGTCGACTTTTCTACGACAACCAGTGGTACTGCAGGGGCCAGTCCATCTGTATCAACAGGAAAGATGAGTTCCCCACAAG CGCCGtcatcaccaccatcaacaACGATGAAGTGTGGTTCAAACGACTGGACGGCACCAAGTCCAAACTGTACATATCTCAGCTGCAGAAAGGCAAATACACCATCAAACACTCATGA